Proteins encoded within one genomic window of Geotalea daltonii FRC-32:
- a CDS encoding GAF domain-containing protein codes for MSREDDKGMHGRAEEFLQVFKKGAEFTQDLMRENERLRYRILELEESLPNKDGVSSTDDHSKLSQRIDELEREKEEILNRIKQVEAENQNFAARYIEIEEENNNLANLYIASYQLHSTLDFKEVLQIITEIIINLIGAEEFSIMLLDEKTNEIQAVACEGIQRENIPHVKLGRGVIGEVAKTGENHFVEDVNGYVQDLENPMVCIPLKIKEHVIGVLVIYKLLMQKSSFAAVDYELFTLLAGHAATAIFSSRLYSDSERKLSTIQGFIDLLTK; via the coding sequence ATGTCAAGGGAAGATGATAAGGGCATGCACGGCAGAGCGGAAGAATTCCTGCAGGTCTTCAAAAAGGGGGCAGAATTCACCCAGGACTTGATGCGTGAGAATGAAAGGCTTCGCTACCGGATCCTTGAGCTGGAGGAGTCATTGCCCAACAAGGACGGGGTATCCTCGACCGATGATCATAGCAAGTTATCACAGCGGATTGATGAGCTGGAACGCGAAAAAGAAGAAATACTCAACCGTATCAAGCAAGTTGAAGCGGAAAATCAGAATTTCGCTGCAAGATATATTGAAATAGAAGAGGAGAACAACAACCTGGCGAATCTTTATATTGCCAGCTATCAACTCCATTCCACTCTGGATTTCAAAGAGGTTCTGCAGATAATTACCGAGATAATCATAAACCTCATCGGCGCCGAAGAATTTTCAATCATGCTCCTTGATGAAAAGACCAATGAAATACAAGCTGTGGCCTGCGAGGGTATCCAGCGGGAAAATATACCCCATGTGAAATTAGGCCGGGGTGTTATTGGCGAGGTGGCCAAGACCGGGGAGAATCATTTTGTCGAGGATGTAAACGGTTATGTGCAGGATCTGGAAAACCCGATGGTGTGTATCCCGCTTAAAATAAAAGAACACGTAATCGGTGTTCTGGTCATTTACAAGCTGCTCATGCAGAAGTCCAGCTTCGCAGCAGTGGATTACGAGCTCTTTACCCTGCTTGCCGGACATGCTGCGACAGCGATATTCAGTTCGAGACTTTATAGCGATTCCGAAAGAAAGCTTTCGACAATCCAGGGATTCATAGATCTTCTGACCAAATGA